Below is a window of Sandaracinaceae bacterium DNA.
TCTTCTGCGCCCGCACGCCCGCGAAGCGGTCGGCGCTCACGCCGTCATCCCCTTGGGCAGCTCGAAGAGCGCGCCCGCGATGAGCTCGACCGACTTGACCAGCTCGTCCGCGTCGATGACGTCGGGGTCGACGAAGACCTGCAGCACCAGCCCGTCCAGCAGCCCGAGGAGCAGACGCGGGATCAGCGCCGCGTCGACGCGCGGGTGGATGCCGAAGGCCGAGAGCACGCCGACGAGGTGCTCGGCCGTCTGCGCGGAGGCGAAGCGGTAGTAGCCCGCCAGCTGCGGGCGGAGGCTCTCGTCGTGCAGGGCCTGCGCGAGCAGATCGGCCACGACCGCGACCTCGTCGCTGCGGCTCACCCGCACCGCCCAGAGCTCGCGGACCGCGCTCCGCAAGGCGTCGAGGGGGTTCTGTCCCCCCGACTGCCAGGCCGCCATGGTGCGCTGCGCGACCGCGTCGGTGGCCGTCTCGAGCACCTTGGACACCAGCTCCTCCTTGGTGGGGAAGTGGTAGTGGACGGCGCCCTTCGACATGCCCGCCTCCTTGGCGATGTCGTTGAGGCTGGTGCGCGCGTAGCCCTGCCGGGCGATGACCCGGGTGGCCGCGGCGACGATCTGTGCCGCGCTGATCGCCGACTTCTTGTAGCGCATGCGCCTGCTCGCGAGCGCTGCCGCTACTCCATCGACGGCGGGACGTAGTCCGGGTCGGGCTGGCAGCTGCTCTCCATCACGCCCTCGACGCGCTGGCAGCGGAAGCCCTCTTCGCAGTCCGCCTGGATCTCGCAGATCGTGCGGCAGAAGAAGTTGTTCTCGTTCGGCGCGCCAGGCGGCTCCGTGGTCTCGCTGTTCTCGGGGGTGCAGATCGCCCCGTCCACGCAGTCGTTCCTTGCCGGGCCGCCCGCGCAATTCTGTCCAACCTCACCCGGGCCACAAGCCACGAGGAGGAGACCCAGCGCACCCACGATCATCGAGAGCCGTCGCATCCTGACCTCCGGAAGGGCGGACCGTAGAAGAAGCGGCCTGCACCCGCAAGGTCGGCGTGCCCTGGAACGGTGGGCGGGGTAAGAAGGCGCCGCAATGGCCGTCAGTCTCCTCACCGATCAGGACAAGCATCTCTTCAACGAGGGCACCCACCAGCGACTCTACGAGCGGCTCGGGGCACACTTCGCCACCGACGACGAAGGGCAGCGGGGGGTCTGGTTCGCGGTCTGGGCCCCCGCGGCGCGCGCGGTCTCCGTCGTCGGTGACTGGAGCGACTGGGCACGCGAGGCCCACCCCATGACGCCGAGCGGCGAGAGCGGCATCTGGGAGATCTTCGTGCCCGGCGTCGCGCGCGGCGCCCTCTACAAGTTCCTCGTCCAGGGCCCGGACGGGTTCGAGGAGTACAAGAGCGACCCGTTCGGCCTCTTGCACGAGGAGCCGCCCAAGACCGCCTCGGTCGTGTGGGACCTCGACTACGGGTGGGGCGACGAGGCGTGGATGGCGACCCGCGAGGCGCACAACGGGCTCGACGCGCCGATGAGCGTGTACGAGGTGCACCTCGCCTCGTGGCGTCGCGTCCCGGAGGAGGACGACCGCCCGCTGAGCTATCGCGAGCTGGCCCCGCTCCTCGTGGCCCACGTGAAGGAGCTGGGATTCACGCACGTCGAGCTGATGCCGGTGATGGAGCATCCCTTCGGCGGATCCTGGGGCTATCAGGTCACTGGCTACTTCGCGCCGACGCATCGGCACGGCACGCCCCAGGACCTCATGTATCTCATCGACCAGCTCCATCAGAACGGCGTGGGGGTGATCCTCGACTGGGTGCCGGCGCACTTCCCGACCGACGCGCACGGGCTCGGGCGCTTCGACGGAACGCACCTCTTCGAGCACGCCGACCCGCGTCAGGGCTTCCACCCGGACTGGCAGAGCTACATCTTCAACTACGGCCGCCACGAGGTCCGGAGCTTCCTGATCTCGAGCGCGCTCTTCTGGCTCGAGCGCTACCACGTCGACGGCCTCCGCGTGGACGGGGTCGCGTCGATGCTCTACCGGGACTACTCGCGGGGCGAAGGCGAGTGGATCCCCAACGAGCACGGCGGGCGCGAGAACCTCGAGGCCATCGCGTTCTTGCGGCAGCTCAACGAGGCGGTCTACGCGGCCCACCCGGACGTGCAGACCATCGCCGAGGAGTCGACCTCCTGGCCGATGGTGAGCCGGCCGACGTTCGTGGGCGGCCTCGGCTTCGGGCTGAAGTGGGACATGGGGTGGATGCACGACACGTTGCGGTACCTGGAGCGTGATCCCATCCACCGTCGCTTCCACCACAACGAGCTGACCTTCCGCTCGCTCTACGTGTTCAACGAGAACTTCACGCTGCCCCTCAGCCACGACGAGGTCGTGCACGGCAAGGGCGCGCTGCTGAACAAGATGCCGGGCGATCGCTGGCAGAAGTTCGCGAACCTGCGCCTGCTCTACGCCTACATGATGTCGCAGCCCGGCAAGAAGCTGCTCTTCATGGGCTCGGAGCTGGCGCAGTGGCGCGAGTGGAACCACGACAGCAGCCTCGACTGGCACCTCCTCGAGGACGAGAAGCACGCGGGCGTGATGCGCCTGCTCGGGGACCTCAACCGTCGCTATCGCGACGAGCCGGCGATGCACCGCGGCGACTGCGAGCCGGGCGGGTTCACCTGGATCGACGGCAGCGACGCCGACCGCTCGGTGCTGTCGTACCTGAGGCAGGGGGAGGGCGCGCCGCCCGTGCTCGTGGTCGTCAACTTCACGCCCGTCGTGCGGTACGACTACCGGGTCGGCGTGCCGGTCTCCGGCGCGTGGGAGGAGATCCTCAACACCGACGCCGAGGCGTACGGCGGCAGCGGCGTGGGCAACCTCGGGCAGGTCGTCGCGGAGGCGGCGCCCGAGGACGGCCAGCCCTTCGCGCTCTCGGTCACCCTCCCGCCGCTCGCCGCGGTGTGGTTCCGGGCGCCCGAATGAAGGGACCCCGCTACATCTGCGTGCACGGCCACTTCTACCAGCCGCCGCGCGAGAACCCCTGGCTCGAGGCGGTGGAGCGGCAGGAGAGCGCGTGGCCCGCGCACGACTGGAACGCGAGGGTGACCGAGGAGTGCTACGCGCCGAACGCGCACGCGCGCATCCTCGACGCCGAGGGGCGCATCACGGCCATCGTCAACAACTACGCGCGCATCTCCTTCAACGTCGGGCCGACCTTGATGAGCTGGCTGGAGACCGAGCGGCCCGACGTGCACGACGCCATCGTCGACGCCGACCGACAGAGCATGGAGCTCCGCGGCGGGCACGGCGCCGCCATGGCGCAGGTCTACAATCACACGATCTTCCCGCTCGCCTCGCGGCGCGACAAGGTCACGCAGGTCCGCTGGGGGATCGCCGACTTCGTGCGCCGCTACGGGCGGCGGCCCGACGGCATGTGGCTCGCGGAGACGGCCTGCGACACGGAGAGCCTCGAGGTGCTCGCCGAGGAGGGCATCCGCTTCACCGTGCTGGCGCCGCACCAGTGCGCGCGCGTCCGGCGGTCCGGCGGGGAGTGGCTGGACGTCTCGGGCCAGCGTGTCGATCCGCGCCGCGCCTACGTGACCGAGCTGCCGTCCGGCAAGCGCATCGCGCTCTTCTTCTACGACGGCCCCATCTCGCGCGGGGTGGCCTTCGAGCGCCTGCTCGACGACGGGTATCGCTTCGCCGAGCGGCTGATGGGCGCGTTCGAGCCCGAGCGCGACGAGCCGCAGCTCGTGCACATCGCGACCGATGGTGAGACCTACGGGCACCACCACGCGTATGGGGAGATGGCCCTCGCGGTGGCGCTCTCGCACATCGAGGCCGATCCGGACGTCCGCCTCACCAACTACGCGGAGTTCCTCGAGCTGCACCCGCCGACGTGGGAGGCGCAGATCGCCGAGCGCACGAGCTGGAGCTGCGCGCACGGCATCGAGCGCTGGCGCGCGGACTGCGGCTGCAACTCGGGCACGGGCTGGCATCAGCGCTGGCGGGCGCCGCTGCGCGAGGCGCTCGACTGGCTGCGCGCGGAGCTGGATCGGGAGCTCGAGGAGGCGGCCCGCGAGCTGCTGCCCGACATCTGGGCCGCGCGCGACGCCTACATCGACGTGGTGCTCGACCGCTCCGCGGAGAGCCGGCAGCGCTTCTTCGACGGGCAGTGCGAGCGCGCGCTGACGCCGGCCGAGGTGCAGCGAGCGCTCGAGCTGCTCGAGCTGTCGCGCCACGCGATGCTCATGTACACGAGCTGCGGCTGGTTCTTCGACGAGCTGAGCGACCTCTCCACCATCCAGGTGCTGCAGTACGCCGGCCGCGCGGTGCAGCTGGCCACGGGGCTCTTCGGCGACCGGTTCGAGCTCGGCTTCCGCGAGCGCCTCGCCGCCGCGCCGAGCAACCGCCGCGACTACGGCGACGGGGAGCGCATCTACGACCACTTCGTGCAGCCCTCGAAGATCGAGCTCTCGCTCGTCGGCGCGCACCTGGCCACCAAGCGCGCCTTCGAGAGCGATCCCGGGGACAGCCGGATCGGCGGCTACGAGGGGACGCTCCTCGAGCACGACCTCGCGAAGACCGGCGGCTCGCGGCTCGCGGTGGGTCGCCTGCGGGTGTGCTCTCGGATCACGACCGAGGCGGCGGACTTCAGCTACGCGGTGCTGCACTTCGGCGACCACAACCTGATGGGCGGGATCCGACCCTTCGGCAACGCGGCGCGGCACGTGGGCTTGCACGGCGCGCTGTCGCACCCCTTCGGTCGCGCGGACCTGGCCGAGGTGGTCCGGCAGATCGATCGCCTCTTCGAGGGGCAGACGTTCTCGCTGCGCCACCTGCTGCTGGACGACCGCGAGGAGATCATGCGACAGCTGCTCGCGGATCGGACGCGGCGCATGGAGGAGCGGGTCGAGGCGCTCTACGACCAGACGGCGCCGCTGATCCGCTTCCTGGAGAGCGTGGACCTCACCTCGCCGCCCGTGTTCGGGATGGCGGCGGAGTACACCCTGCGGGCGCGGCTCCGGGCCGCGGTCGGGGCGGGGCTCGCGATCGATCTCGTCACGGTCTCCCGCCTCATCGCGGACGCGAAGGAGGCCTCGGTCGCGCTCGATCCGGTGGCGCTCGGGCGGGCCCTGCAAGAGACGCTGGAGCAGGTCGTCGAGGCGCTGGCCGCGGCCCCCGAGGACTTGGACCTGTGGGCGACGGCGGCCGCGCTGGCGGAGTTCGTGGCCGGGACGCCGTGGCAGCTCGACCCGCGTGAGGCGCAGAACGGGCTCTGGCGGCTCTGGGCCGAGCGGCTCCCGGTGTGGCGCGCGCGCGGGATCACCGAGGACCCCCACGCCCGGGAGCGCGAGCGGCAGCTCCTCCAGGTAGCGGCCGGCCTGGGCTTTCGAGTCTGAGCTTTCGAGTCTGGGCTTTCGAGTCTGGGCTTTCGAGTCTGAGCGCCCGCCTCGTGGTAGATGCGGGGCATGCACGAAGCGCAGTCGGGAGCCTCGGTCGCGGAGCTGTTCTCCATCATGCGGCGGCTGCTCGCGCCCGACGGCTGCCCGTGGGATCGCGCGCAGTCGCCCGAGACCCTGCGGCCGTTCGTCATCGAGGAGGCGTTCGAGGTCGTGGAGGCCATCGACGCCGGCTCGGAGCCGCAGCTCCGTGAGGAGCTCGGAGACCTGTTGCTGCAGATCGTCTTCTTGACCGAGATGGCGGAGAGCTTCGGCCCCGACGACGTCGTGCGCGGCATCTGCGACAAGATGGTGCGACGTCATCCGCACGTCTTCGCGGACGCCGAGGCAGACACGCCCGAGCAGGTCCTCGAGAGCTGGGACGCGATCAAGGCGCGAGAGAAGGGCAAGCGGGATCGCGGCGCGCTCGACGGCGTGCCCGTCGCGCTCCCCGCCCTGGCGCGCGCGGTCGCGGTGGGCAAGAAGGCGCGCAAGATCAACCTCGACTGGCCCGACGCCGCCGGCCCGCGCGCGAAGATCGACGAGGAGCTCGCGGAGCTGGACGCCGCGCCGGACCACGAGGCGGAGGAGGCGGAGCTGGGGGATCTGCTCTTCGCCATCGCGAGCTGGGCGCGCCACCGCGGTCACGATCCGGAGGCCGCGCTCCGAGGCACGCTGCGCCGCTTCGGCGAGCGAGTGCGGGTCATGGAGACGCAGGCGGGCGAGGAGGGGGTCGAGCTCGGCGCGCTCTCTCCCGAAGACATCGACGCCCGCTGGAACGCCGCGAAGGCTCAGCGATAGCCGGCCGGCGGCGCGGGGATGGCGTCGGCCGGAGACTGCCCCGGAGGCGGCGCGGCGTCGGCGCGCGCGAGGCTGAAGTTGTGCGCCATGGCCTCCT
It encodes the following:
- a CDS encoding helix-turn-helix domain-containing protein is translated as MRYKKSAISAAQIVAAATRVIARQGYARTSLNDIAKEAGMSKGAVHYHFPTKEELVSKVLETATDAVAQRTMAAWQSGGQNPLDALRSAVRELWAVRVSRSDEVAVVADLLAQALHDESLRPQLAGYYRFASAQTAEHLVGVLSAFGIHPRVDAALIPRLLLGLLDGLVLQVFVDPDVIDADELVKSVELIAGALFELPKGMTA
- the glgB gene encoding 1,4-alpha-glucan branching protein GlgB, which gives rise to MAVSLLTDQDKHLFNEGTHQRLYERLGAHFATDDEGQRGVWFAVWAPAARAVSVVGDWSDWAREAHPMTPSGESGIWEIFVPGVARGALYKFLVQGPDGFEEYKSDPFGLLHEEPPKTASVVWDLDYGWGDEAWMATREAHNGLDAPMSVYEVHLASWRRVPEEDDRPLSYRELAPLLVAHVKELGFTHVELMPVMEHPFGGSWGYQVTGYFAPTHRHGTPQDLMYLIDQLHQNGVGVILDWVPAHFPTDAHGLGRFDGTHLFEHADPRQGFHPDWQSYIFNYGRHEVRSFLISSALFWLERYHVDGLRVDGVASMLYRDYSRGEGEWIPNEHGGRENLEAIAFLRQLNEAVYAAHPDVQTIAEESTSWPMVSRPTFVGGLGFGLKWDMGWMHDTLRYLERDPIHRRFHHNELTFRSLYVFNENFTLPLSHDEVVHGKGALLNKMPGDRWQKFANLRLLYAYMMSQPGKKLLFMGSELAQWREWNHDSSLDWHLLEDEKHAGVMRLLGDLNRRYRDEPAMHRGDCEPGGFTWIDGSDADRSVLSYLRQGEGAPPVLVVVNFTPVVRYDYRVGVPVSGAWEEILNTDAEAYGGSGVGNLGQVVAEAAPEDGQPFALSVTLPPLAAVWFRAPE
- a CDS encoding DUF3536 domain-containing protein — protein: MKGPRYICVHGHFYQPPRENPWLEAVERQESAWPAHDWNARVTEECYAPNAHARILDAEGRITAIVNNYARISFNVGPTLMSWLETERPDVHDAIVDADRQSMELRGGHGAAMAQVYNHTIFPLASRRDKVTQVRWGIADFVRRYGRRPDGMWLAETACDTESLEVLAEEGIRFTVLAPHQCARVRRSGGEWLDVSGQRVDPRRAYVTELPSGKRIALFFYDGPISRGVAFERLLDDGYRFAERLMGAFEPERDEPQLVHIATDGETYGHHHAYGEMALAVALSHIEADPDVRLTNYAEFLELHPPTWEAQIAERTSWSCAHGIERWRADCGCNSGTGWHQRWRAPLREALDWLRAELDRELEEAARELLPDIWAARDAYIDVVLDRSAESRQRFFDGQCERALTPAEVQRALELLELSRHAMLMYTSCGWFFDELSDLSTIQVLQYAGRAVQLATGLFGDRFELGFRERLAAAPSNRRDYGDGERIYDHFVQPSKIELSLVGAHLATKRAFESDPGDSRIGGYEGTLLEHDLAKTGGSRLAVGRLRVCSRITTEAADFSYAVLHFGDHNLMGGIRPFGNAARHVGLHGALSHPFGRADLAEVVRQIDRLFEGQTFSLRHLLLDDREEIMRQLLADRTRRMEERVEALYDQTAPLIRFLESVDLTSPPVFGMAAEYTLRARLRAAVGAGLAIDLVTVSRLIADAKEASVALDPVALGRALQETLEQVVEALAAAPEDLDLWATAAALAEFVAGTPWQLDPREAQNGLWRLWAERLPVWRARGITEDPHARERERQLLQVAAGLGFRV
- the mazG gene encoding nucleoside triphosphate pyrophosphohydrolase; the protein is MHEAQSGASVAELFSIMRRLLAPDGCPWDRAQSPETLRPFVIEEAFEVVEAIDAGSEPQLREELGDLLLQIVFLTEMAESFGPDDVVRGICDKMVRRHPHVFADAEADTPEQVLESWDAIKAREKGKRDRGALDGVPVALPALARAVAVGKKARKINLDWPDAAGPRAKIDEELAELDAAPDHEAEEAELGDLLFAIASWARHRGHDPEAALRGTLRRFGERVRVMETQAGEEGVELGALSPEDIDARWNAAKAQR